Sequence from the Tenrec ecaudatus isolate mTenEca1 chromosome 6, mTenEca1.hap1, whole genome shotgun sequence genome:
tttatatattatattttctGATAGCAGAGAAAGTCTCACATACTTTttctctgactttttttttttaatacagatCATCTAAAAGATCGAAAGGTAGTAATGAGAAACCACACGGCAATAACAACCTTCATCTTGTTGGGACTTACAGATAATCCACAGCTACAAGTTCTGGTTTTCATCTTCTTATTTCTGACATATATCCTGAGTGTAACAGGAAACCTGACTATTATCATACTCACTTTCATGGATTCCCACCTTAAAACACCCATGTATTTTTTCCTTCGCAACTTCTCTTTCTTAGAAATCTCATTCACAACGGTCTGCATTCCAAGATTCCTATACAGTATATCGACTGGAGATAATACTATCACTTACAGTGCTTGTGTCAGTCAAATATTTTTTATCGTGTTGTTTGGGGCCACAGAGTTTTTTCTCCTGGCTGCCATGTCTTATGACCGCTACGTGGCCATCTGCAAACCCCTGCACTACATGACCATCATGAATAACAGAGTCTGTGCCGTCCTGGTCGTCTGCTGCTGGTTCGCGGGCTTGATGATTATCATCCCACCACTCGGTATGGGTCTCCAGCTGGAATTCTGTGACTCCAACGTCATTGATCATTTTGGCTGTGATGCACTTCCTCTTTTTAAGATTTCATGCACAGACACATGGTTAATAGAACAGATGGCTATAATTTGTGCAGTATTGACATTCTTTATCACACTGGTAGGTGTagttctttcttacatatatattatCAGGACTATCTTAAACTTCCCTTCTGCTcagcaaagaaagaaagctttttcCACAtgttcttctcatatgattgttgTCTCTATCACTTATGGTAGCTGCATTTTTATCTATATCAAACCTTCAGCTAAAGAGGAGGCAGATATTAATAAAGGGGTATCCGTGCTCACTACCTCTGTGGCTCCTTTGCTGAATCCCTTCATTTATACCTTGAGAAATAAGCAGGTGAAACAAGCTTTGAATGATGTAATTAAAAAATTTGCAATTATTGCACACAAGTGAGAATGGACTGAATTGGAGCAGTCGAGTGAAAACGAAAGGCTAGTTCCCTAATATTTCTTCTGAAGTGCAACTAGGTTCGTTTTCtcataatcctttgcattgttattTGTGAACCTATTCTGTTCAAGTTATTCCTTCCTGTCTTCTATCTCCATCACAATGTTACTAAGATAACACAAGAATGAATTTCTGTGAAATAAGATCTTCCATCCTcttctccaaggagccctggaggagcAGTGTTTTGGGgtagggctgctaactccaaggtcagcagttcagaaccaccatctggtccataggagaaagagaagactttctaccTCTGCAGAGAGATATAGttgggaatccacaggggcaattctattccaTGTTACAAGGCCaatatgagttggcattaacttgatgacagtgagtatgCCTCCTCCACTGGATTTTCCAATGCTATTATTCAACAAGAAATTTTTATAACTATAAAGAATAGTATATGTTATTCTTTgaagttttaaattatatttttcttaAGATCCATTGCTTTAAATATGAAATTGTCAGAAGAAAATTTgaatattatatttattttttttgttttaagatattaacaaaataattataatcgaCACTACAAACTTCCAAAGAAGATTCAGTAGGTGAACTGTAAAAGATTAACAGTGAGTTCTTTTTTTGAGATAGAGATTAATATTAGCATGCTAGTTATACTAAGTTCAGCACATAAAAATTATAATCTATTCCAAAGAAATTATCTCCCCCTATAATACAGCCTGCAGATAATAGAAATCTGGACAGAGAGTGTTGAGTGGAGATTTCTCCAAGTGTCCTTTCTTAGGTGTCTGACTGAATGCATGTTGGTCAAGAGGAGTATAGATGTATCAGCGGGCCTATTTCAGCCTGACAAATGAATGAGCATACTAGAGATCAGCAGGGCTTGCAGGTTTTGCCCAGGTAGAGCAAACGATATGGTTAATACAGCTTTAAAGCTAGTTGGAAGTTCTTTAGGAGTAAAGATCACATCAAAGAGTCAGCAAAAATGCATTAGCTCCTTGTTTTTCCTAAATCAAGCTTATTGGAACAGAGACATACTCTTTCAGTGGCATGCCGATCACTGCTTTGATGGAAGCATCAAATAGACTTATTCCTCACAAATCCAAAAATATGTACTATTTGTCTCTTCAGTTCTTAAGAGATTAGATATTTACTGTCTATTATTTTACAGAAAGAGCTTCACACTTCTGGTGTGGAATTTCCATACTGATCTCATTATTTGAAGTAAGGTGTGTATTGTTATGTAAGCACATTGTCTGAATCCGTCCCAATAACCCCATGAGGTGACTTTTCAATTTAATGGTCATATTGACAAACTTAAGGCTAGTCTTTCCCTGTGTGAGCTCTCCTTTGTCCTGAGTACATTTCAAAACTCAATTTAAGAAGACTATTGGGGTAAACCTCTCTATTCTGTCTACCTTAATTTCATACTAAACAATAAAGCATATCACTATTTTATAAAACTTGAAAACTCCCACTTTTCATTTTTAGAGTAAATTTAGGCACTCGATACCTATAATACTTGCATTTCACCAATatatttcctgaaaaaaaaatctatatcaAAAGAGCCCACTTATAATTCAACATTCGAGCTTCAGGAATATATTCTTTCTACTCACTAAAACTTTGGTATGCCATTTGCATTACCTGTTTGCCTTTTGATTAAGGTCTATTACATATTATGTATTTAAGAGAACTCTCTTGAATCTAGTTAGTATCTTTCAATAGCTGTTTCACTGAGGAATCATAAATGCAGTAGTCAAGCAATTGTATAAAACTATTCACTCCTGTGTGGCGATGAGCATCTTAAACTGAAGGCGTCCAGCAAGAGAAAAATTCTCTTATTGTTCTAGCTAAGTACTGATTTTATATCTATATCTCcatttatatctaaatatatatctacatatctatctatctcaagCATAAGGAGGTCAAAGAGGGACCAAAATAGTCAGGAGAGGATATATGAAaaggagcacacacacacacacacacacacacacacacacacacattatatcTCCATGTATTTCAGGTGTAAAAACTAGCTTCAGAGTCTGTCATCCCATTCAGTGTTTCCTTTAAATTCATCTTGATTAAGGTTCTCTGTTTTATGTCTCTGATCGCTCTGTTATAATAGTCACTGAGATGTCTATACAGAAAAAgctcagacaaaattcttgatgaAAGAGTTTATTAAGTACGGTAACAAATTGTATTGCTGCTGAGAAAGGTTCGGGTTGACCAATACGTGTTGCAAAGTTTCTTGGCtcctaataaatgtccaaaggcacAAATTAGTCTGTTGTAACCCTCCATTTGAAGGCACTCCACTCCACTTCCAAGGGTCAGCAAGACCAGTTCCCTGAATTTAGTGACCAGAGGCTCCACACTCTATTACTCCTAAGCCCAAAGCAACTCAGCTTCACGTCATGGGTCTGAAAGTTCAACTACCCCtactaagtgcccagaggcacccaactcagccagccagcctcctgcacaaaggcACTCATCTGCATGTGCTCCGTGGTTTGGGAAGTCCATCTCCCTGTTCGTGCTCCGCCTCCTGGTTCTGCCACTGCTCCTTTGAGAGTGCAGCTCTCATCTGGATACAGGGTTTCACTGCGCAGGGACCTTGGGTCCAGAGGATGAGTTCCACTCCTGGTTTTTGCTGGTAATGGGAACTCCATTCCTGTTTCTCTGAGGGTTAATTTTATAAACAGGAGCATGACACTCCTGGGAATTCTGTTCATATATCCTCACAAAAGAATTCCATCAATATTTCCTCCTGCCTTCGTAACAGACctatgcagggaaaggtcatttggtggaattttagttttctgtattttaaaaataattgtattaggaagtcttacagatattataacaatccataggttaattagatcaagcataattgtacaattatgtcaccataattttcaaatcattttctttcttcttgaactctttgatataagctcccttttatcccctaccACCGCCACAGGAACTATTATTCTTATATTAAAATAGTTATTATTGTTATAATCTTTTTcaccatatgttacactgtccactaTATcggttcacctacaattctgttatttgttcccctcaacTGGGGTAATACAGTCATCTCTGCTATCAGTTTGCTCCCCAACTCCCATCTCTTCCCATATCACCAGGGAAACGTTGCTCCCAATACTATTTCTGACAGGTTTCTCTATGTTGGATTTCAGGTATCAAATGACATTCACTATACAAGTGAATATtctcaggtctaacaagattaatgaggtaaaactgggaCCATAATGGTAAGGGCAAGCTATATTAAAGAGCTACAGGATAGTTATGTATTTCTGTAGTGCTGTACTGCTCCAGGATAGAGCTTCCctcccatgtggcccttctgtgaggactGTCCTATTATcttccaggtgggttttgggtctccactttgtctacgcTTCTtcgcatcaatttgattgcttgtttttgaacttctgatagttatttttagtattttaaagacttttgtttcctttgtatATGCTATCCTTGATATCACccctaagatccatctgattttTGCTCATTAGAATTCAATGCATtaaatttattcttgagatggCCTATAAATCCAGTCAAGGTCCACGAATAGCTCTCGGTCTTATCCCCTATCATGATGGTGAATTTCTCTGCACCTCTTTTCAAATGGCCTATTTTAGTTGAtccctgtgtattccacctgacAAAGTTCCTGTGTATAGTTgtcaggtttttttcttttaaaccagaattttcaatgaataagtaatggttacaggttggactgctatgtgaaagaccaacagttcaaacccaccagctgctatgagggagaaagacgaggcttggtGTTTCTGTACAGATATACAGTCTTTAACACCCTactgagttctactctgtcctatgatgttgctatgaggtggaagcACCCCATTAGCTGTGGTTTTTGTATCATTGGATTTGCAAAACTCAATCATGCTTTCCCCAGTGTTATTTACATCATGAAGAtaatagtttatatatatatttaactttcACATTGTAATCACCAGTATTAAGggctcttgattgtatgtttagtCATTTCCACACTGGAAAAGTTGATAAAAATCTCCATTTTTTGAGGTACTTTAAAACTGTTCATTGCTGATTGTGGAGAACCATTATTTAAATCCCttatatgaaaatatttcaatAGTTGTTGGTGTGGAAATGAATCTGATAatatctttgaatatgtaggtgtaAGACTATTATGTTATGCAAATCAAAGTGGACTTAAATAGAAGAAACTGTTAGAAATATGAAGTATTCAATATTAAggttacttcaagaaatcaacttCTTAACTTTATTTGCTTTTACTTATGGCCTTCTAAATATTAGGCTGCTAAACATGAGGTGGGATGTTCAAGGTCAAAAGCTTCtttttgggagaaaaatgagtgtAGGAATCCCAAAATAGAGTTCAGAGACTGAATTGTCTCAGAAGTAGGTTTGATTTACTTTtgcttaaaattaattaaattcgTTAAAAGCCTGTAGTTATTTTCTGAGAAAAGGTATTAATATGGTTTAAATATAAAAGTAATAGTTCAAAGACTGAAATAAGAAAAGGAGGGAgtatatttgtgttttattagaGAAAATGTATTAGGTAAGTAAATTAGTAAAGGATTCATATGTTAACACTTAGGGACAATTGAAGGACTTGAATAGAAATGAACATATAAgggataaatataaaaatatttagataATTATATAACAGACACAGTTAAAGCCTAcgaaattaaaagaaataaatttcCTTTCATTCAAAAACCACCCTATTAAAAAAGCTCATCCtattttccctttattgttgtgaTATATTTATACCTTATATTGTTGTTAAGtattgtcaagtcagttccaattcatagcaactgtatatacaacagaacaaaaaatgcCTAGATTTACAAAGTGGAGAATAAATTATGGTTGGCAgttatgagaaagatgagggaaatgTAAACTGGTGTTAATCATAAACATAGTGTC
This genomic interval carries:
- the LOC142450935 gene encoding olfactory receptor 6C2-like codes for the protein MRNHTAITTFILLGLTDNPQLQVLVFIFLFLTYILSVTGNLTIIILTFMDSHLKTPMYFFLRNFSFLEISFTTVCIPRFLYSISTGDNTITYSACVSQIFFIVLFGATEFFLLAAMSYDRYVAICKPLHYMTIMNNRVCAVLVVCCWFAGLMIIIPPLGMGLQLEFCDSNVIDHFGCDALPLFKISCTDTWLIEQMAIICAVLTFFITLVGVVLSYIYIIRTILNFPSAQQRKKAFSTCSSHMIVVSITYGSCIFIYIKPSAKEEADINKGVSVLTTSVAPLLNPFIYTLRNKQVKQALNDVIKKFAIIAHK